Sequence from the Rhea pennata isolate bPtePen1 chromosome 16, bPtePen1.pri, whole genome shotgun sequence genome:
TTATCGCATCGATCCGGAAACGGTTCAATTCTCGGTGCCAGACACGGAATTCGGAGTTTGCCGGatttacattgttttttccctaaaagccggtggggtgtgtgggggggtgagATCGCTGTTGATCGTAGCAGTGGTCAGAATGCCCCCAAATCAGGTGAGCTGTCAGGCACCTGGTGTCTTCCCCTACTCAAGTATTCTGGGCTTGCCTAATTAATTACTGGCCGCTACCCTTGGGTGTCACAGATGCAGCTGTTTCAGAATATGAATTTTAGTGTAACCCCTGCAAAAATGATGTGGTATAAGGGTCTCTGTTCAGGGAGGTCATTCAGGAATAACTATTCTGGTAAATGTCCTGCATAAAAAAGCCAAGCACTAAAAACTGGCATTAGGAGCTTGGCTTTACTAGGGCTTCTGTAGGGAAGGAGAAATCatgtaaaatatctttcatgTTGGTGTGGTTCAGGAGTTCTAATGTGGTAAAAACTTTAGATATATCATtactgtttgcttgtttttttttttattttttgtgggGCTGCTTGCTCTCACCCTGAAAAGACGCTGTGGTGTCTCTTTTCAGATTGCCCTTGCCAGTTTCTATGAGGACGGAGGTGATGACGACATCCTGACTCTTCCCCAGCCGACACCCAGCTCTATATCCAGAGGCACTGCGCCCAGGTGCGGTGAGagcatcatagaatcagtaaggttggaagggacccctggagatcatctggtccaaccaccctgctcaagcagggtcacctagagcatgttagacagggttgcatccaggtgggccttggatatctccagagaaggagactccacaacctctctgggcaacctggtccagtgctccgtcactctcacgatgaagaaattccccctcacgctcaggcagaacttcctgtgcttcaatttctgcccattgcctcttgtcctgttgaTCTGCTTGTCAAGAGTTTGTAAACCTGCAAGTGGAAATTACTTATTTAAAAGTACATGCTAAATCTAAAGTATTGATGTATGATATTTATTAGAGTAGACATCTTTGCATTTTGATCTGCTTCACCTTATATGACTCTTGAGAAATTGTGGAAACGTCAGCATTTATACATCTTGGACTCTGATGTTGTTGCACAACTCATCTAACGATCAGTTAGGATAACTTGTCTCATTGCTCAGGAAAAACTTGATTTGTGTTTTGAGGCTAGAAGACAATCAATAGGTAACTGTCTTAGTTTTTATAGGCAGCCCTTTCATTTAAGCAGATTAGATCTCCCCAGGAAAAATATCTTGTAATTCTGTATGATGCCTTATCTGATCAGGGTCTAGCATTTTACAAGAAGTTGATTTGGCCTTAACAAATCCCTGTGCAGTCAGGAAGTACTATCCCATTTTAAGGAGGAAAGAGTATGGAGAAGAGGCTTACTGACTGTATAGCGAAGGATCTGTGTGGAAAAGTGGTCTCAGTTGAATAAATTCCATATTGCAGAAATACCCTTCATCTCAGTTTAGATCGCAGGTAACAGCCTCAGCAGAAATAACAAGAGTGAAAGGAAGTAGGGGCTGGACTTGCTTGGGGCCTGGAAGGGTGACCTGAGTTTGTGTGGATTCGATAATGGCTGTTCTCTGAAAAAGGGAACAAAATTTAGTATGTTAACAGAAGATGACTGAGGATTTACTGCTTTTGCTGTACTTGCAACCACCTTCTGAGTCTCCTCCTGTGCATCTGCTATTCTTTTTTATTGATATAATTGGAACAGATGTCTCAGGAGCTCAGTTCACCGCTCAGTTACCCCAGTGCTGACCTATGATTTCATAGAAAAAGGAATTGGACCCTGAAAGTAGAAAAGAGACAAACTAGCATGTTATGTATGTtcaggagctttttttttatgcGGTTGAAATGTGTCCTGAGGCTGATGTGCTTTGACTCTGATTTGCAGTGACCATCGGGTAACATCGTTCAGAGACCTTGTTCATGCACAGGAGgatgatgaggaagaggaagagggacaGCGGTAAGTTTTCAGTTAAAGACTTAGGCTTGTGGTTTTGCCTCTGTCCTCATGCAATGATTTGCCacttgtatacattttttttaaaaaaaaaaagacagtgtaAGTGGATATGAAACTCCTGTCCTTGAAATCTCAGATTTGACACAGAAAAGTTGGTCAGTGCAAAGTCTGTGTGCAAGCATGTGCTCAGCACTTCTGTATGAACACCAGTGTTCATCACTGAACTGCCTTGAAAGAGGGGAAAATCTGAGGTAGCATGTGGAAGCCCTAGATTTGGAAAAAGGTTATGAGTAACATTTCTCTCTGTAGAGAACACAAGTGTGGGAACATTAGAGGGATTGAttgttctttttgcttgtttgttttcctttgaagtgCGGTTTAAGGGGAATGTAATGGCTAAggagatggaaaggaaaaatgtaggTCCCTTTTCAACAGGGTCTTTCCCTCTAAGGAATACTAGTGGGGAAGTTTTCTACAGTATCAGCTGCAAGTAGTTAAATACACTCAAGGTTAACATACAAGGTAAATTGAATGAAGCTGATGCACCTTAAGGTGGCTGAGATAGGTGGGCTGCATGGTCTCCTGCAATGAGATGTGAGCTTGCTCGTGTTACAAGCCAGCTGGAAAGTATGAAGTGCTCCTGAAAAAAGACTGGGTTTAATTGCGCTGTGTTGGCTGTGGATTTATTGCTTTCAGTTCAGTCCTGTGCGTGGTGATCTTTAAGTGTAGAATGAATGTGTGTCTTCcttcaaaatactgtttggATGTGGCCTATATTCTTTCATCTCAGAGAAGAGCTAAAAAAGGTATCAGACAAGTCAGACCTGCTGAAATTCATGTTAGGAGTTAGCAATGCAGCTGGTGCTAGAATTTGAAACTGAGCTCTGTCAGTCTAGACTCTCTCTCTTGCTCAACCTGAGGGAGTTGAAGGTCTGGGATTACTTCATGATTATTGATCAGTGGATAACTTTACAAATTCATGCACTGTTGGGACTGTTTCCCAAAATTCTGTAATTGCCACCTACTATAAGTGGCTGCAGTAGAAGATACACTAGTAATAGCTGATATTTGTGCATCTAAGCTGTTTCATTAAGCTTTACAAAAATGAACAACCAAGTCCTGGTATAAATCTGCTGGGTCCTCTCACATGCATCTCCTGGAGAAGCACAAGTCCATGTGAAGGAACTGCAGTCTTAGCCAGAAGATGTGCACTTTCTGTCTAGGTTTTATGCTGGAGGCTCCGAGAGAAGTGGACAGCAGATCGTTGGCCCTCCAAGGAAGAAGAGTCCCAATGAGCTGGTGGAAGATCTATTCAAAGGAGCAAAGGAACATGGAGCAGTGGCGGTGGACCGGACAGCCAAGAGCAGTGGCGAGACTAGCAAGCCTAAAGTGAGGAGCAATGagttctttcttcctttccctgtttcagtttttctctgctgaCAGAATCTGCTCATCATTGCCACTATGATGGCTCTGTAGTGCTTCTGAGCCCTtgaattttcttaaaacagcTGTGTCTCGGTTCCTCTGTTAGTGCAGCTCTAGCTTATGTGTCACAGTGGCAAGAAAAGCCACTTCGCTGTGTCAACTTGTTCAAGCTGGTCACTGTATTTGTGGGATAATACATGAAATTGCCACTTATTCAGAGTGGTATTGGGGAAAGGGTTCCCTGGGTGTATGTTCTATAAACTCTTTGCCTGCCTCTCTCTCGCAGCCTTTTGCAGGAGGAGGGTATCGGCTTGGGGCTACTCCAGAGGAGGAGTCTGCATATgtggcaggagagaggagacaGAACTCTGCTCAGGATGTGAGTATCTCTGGCTGTTCTGTTTGGTAAGTGTCACCTGAGGGATTTCTGTATTACAGCTGCAAAGCTTGAGAGCACAGAGAGCTATAAAGCCTGACGGGTGCATCTTGCTTCCTGTAGGATTTCTGATGAGAAAATAATAGGTGCTTGGGCCTTAAATAGTTTTCTGATGAATTTCTAATGAAGAACCTGGGTGCTCCTTAGGAGTGCAGGAATCTTTACTCTTTGCACACTATTTGCATGATCAATATAGTCAGACTAAAGAAGCTGAGAAAAGTCCTCAGCTGTTGAAGACTCATGGAGCTTAGAGCACCACTGCAAGATGCTCTCTTGCTTGGCTTGTGAGCAAATGTCCACCTTGACCTTGGTGGGAGCTTGGCTTAAGCTTCTAGCCTAATACACTTTTGACTCTTCAACTATATTTATCAAAAAGGGGACAGTGGTGCTGTCTGCGATGTCACCTTCTAGGAATTGATGTGATAGCCAATGCCTgggtgttttgggttttttttgttttttgtttttttttttccctgttgatTATACCAGCTCAGAGGAATCTTGCTGGAACTTTGTCTGCAGCTTGAAACCCCTCTGTTGGTCATCAGCTTTTCACTTTGCTTCTGGTTATTGTTCTTACTAAGATGTTTCAGtggagctgatttttttttttttgggtgggGGCAATTGCAGGTGCATGTTGTACTGAAGCTGTGGAAGAGTGGGTTCAGTCTGGACAGTGGAGAACTGAGGAGCTACCAAGATCCATCCAATGCCCAGTTTCTTGACGATATCCGTAGAGGGtaagaggggagagaaagaattGACTGCATGGTGAAACGCAGGTGTTTGTGAAACCAGGAGCACTGAACCAGTAGCATGTTTCACTTGCTCTTTCTTAAGAGGGCTGAGCTCTTAATATTGAAACTGCTGGGGGGAAAATGtggatatttattttagatgaatGGGGAAGCAGCCTTGGTTTGTGTGGGGCCTTGAGCATTCAAAATGAGCAAACGGACTGTCAAATTTGGGGTGACAATTTCTGATGCATCACAGAAAGGCATGCTCTAGCTCTAAGCTAGAGCATGGGAAAAGTAGCCTTTAATTTGTTTCTGGGGAGGTACGTGTCTACCTTGTTAATTAAGCAAGAATATCCTGTGATTCCTGAAAGTCCAGAGGTCTGTGTTTGCACCAGATTCTGTGGATGGCACTTCTTCACTATCCAGACTTGTTTCTTCTTCAGGCAGACTTCTTAGAATACCCTCTGTCTTTGCAGGGAGGTCCCAGCAGAGCTGCGCAGGTTAGCACGGGGTGGTCAAGTGAACTTGGATATGGAGGATCACCGTGATGAGGATTATGTGAAACCTAAAAGTGTCTTCAGAGCCTTTACTGGAGAAGGACAGAAGCTGGGCAGGTGAGGAGGACTGGTGTGTCAGTGATCTGTGAAAATCGCTTGAGAGTTTTAGTGGGATGATTGATTCACCTTTCTGAGGAGAAGATGCTTAGTGTGTGTGGTATGTGAGGTGTTCCTCCGAGAGAGGAAATGGGGCTCGCTGTTGTATACTGTGGGATGGCTCAGCCTTTTAGTGGCAAGAGGCAGATCTCTGGTTTGAAACCATCGCATTAGGTAATGTAGAAGCAGTTTTTCATAGTCATAAGACCCTGTTCCTATTGGTGTATGAAGACCCATGATGAGGTACTCTAATGGGAGATGGTAGAATTGAAGTTTATGGACAGGTGCCTACTTACCTGTGAGCTTACTAGCTGGTTCCTGAAATCTTATTCTTGGACCTTTCCAGTTTGCATTGGTGTCTCTTGCCTAGGAACCCTCGTAGCCAGGCCCAGTAGGCAATAAGTTTGTATGCGTGACTCCTGGCATCTTGCAGCCTGGTGATTCAGTTGGTTTATAACAGCTCTCCTTGTGTCTTTCTGTTCTCAGCACTGTCCCCCAGGTGATGGGCACCAGTTCACCAGCCCAGCAGGCAGAGAATGAAGCCAAAGCCAGTTCTGCCATCAGTATTGATGAGTCGGAGCCCATCACCAACATTCAAATCCGGCTCGCTGACGGCGGGCGACTGGTCCAGAAATTTAACCACAATCACAGGTACAAAGGCAGCAGGAAACACAGGTTACTAACTGGGAAGGCCTGAATGACACTGCGAACTGTGCACAGCTGGAGCAGATGTTAAAATCCTGGCTAGCCTGCTAAAGGGAGCTCTGGGGATCCTTCTGTATAGGTGAATAGGAATAAACTTATTGTGGGGTTTTAAGGCAGTCATTAACTGTTCAAAGGATAGAATTTGCTTTCCAGACAGTGATGGATCATAGTTGGTGATAACTGTATCTGAGAGGTTCAATATTATTAGCGtagctttttttaatgtcaacTATAGAAAAAGAAGCTGTCAGGTAATTAGGAGCTTGGTTCAGTTGTTATGACTTTCAACTGAATCTTTTCTACTGGGCTATTCCCTGAGCTGATTGGAGCACAGTTTAAAATAGTTCAGTTCCCTTGGCTGAGCAAAGCTGGCTGTATAATCCATTGCTTCGTTAGACTTCTGTCCTGAAGTTCTTCTCATCTAGCTGATCTTAGAGAGCCTGAGCATGCTCCAGTTCTTATAGGAGAATAAAGCATGCTACAGAGTTACAAAAACATTCTTCCAGGCTCAGGTGCAGGAAATAGATCCAATGTTGCTGTTGGACAGTGAAAGGAATatttagttgaaaaaaaataagttggaAATTCTTAAACTAATAAAGCAGCCTGCGTTATTTCACTGAGCAGGAGCCCATGGAGGAGCAGCTGAAACTGTAGATTTGTCTGGCTGTGGCCTCTGCTGTTAGTTGGGAAGCAAGTGCAGCAACTGTAGGATTGCATGCTCTGGGAAGGGTGAATTTAGGCTGTTGCCATGGACTTCTGCAGGGTGTGAAACAACAATGTCACCCTTGTGTTTGATCCCTTTGGACAGGATCCGTGACATCCGGCTCTTCATAGTAGATGCCCGGCCAGCAATGGCTGCCACCAGTTTCATCCTCATGACCACCTTCCCAAATAAAGAGCTGACTGATGAGAACCAAACCCTGAAGGAAGCCAACCTGCTCAACGCTGTCATTGTTCAGCGGTTAATATAAAGGAACTCATCTCTCGCCACACGCCTGCCTGCAGTGCGCATGTGCCGTCTCGTCCTGTGCGTGCACCTGTGCCGTGCAGCACAGGCTCACATCTACTCGTAGCGCTGGGTTCTTAGGTCTTGGTTggacttttttctctttagttgCATTtcccatgttttttttttttttttgtgatgatCAGtggactttaaaataaataaaatgaaccaGTTTTGAAAGGAGCTGCAGCCTATTGTGCCACATTCTCCCATGGGAATGTAGCTACCTTTGTGGATTACATTACTGCACCCTTTAGAGGGGAGGAAGGTAAAGATGAAGGGAACTCCCAGGGAGCCGTTTCTGTCCATGCTAACTAACTGCTTATACCAATCtattactttttcctcttctccaagGACTGCTACAAAATACtctttatttttgcacattAAGTATAGACTACACCAGAACGGGTGATCTGATTGCCAGACTAATAATGACACTATCGTACGGGCATTGTGGGGGGAAATCTTTGTGAAACAGCTGTTGTTTTTTAGAGTGTGGGGAGAGCTTGGATGTGTCTTGCTAGCCTTTTCTGGAGAGAAAGTTTTGactctccttccctctgcagaaCTTGTATGGGCTTCATTGCAGTATCCACCTACTCTCTCTGCACTTTCTCCGGTAGTCCAGATGGACTGTTTGCAGTTTTAACTTGCtgtattgcttttctttgagaaatacaACTTGCTGTTGACTTGTTCTCTCCAAGAAGGCACAAAGCTGAATCAGTGAGAAGTGATTAAAAGGCAAGCAGTGTATCTTACTGGAAAGctaaaggttttattttaaaagatgaactACCAAGATGTTGGGAACAGCTCAGGTTTAAAAACTCAAGGTTGTAGTACCCATTGActtatttcctctcctctgctgagTACCAGCATAGCTGGACACCTGGAATTTCCCAGCTTTGGTCTGTTGCACTGTTCCTGTTTTGAGCTCAGGTCTCCATTTCTTTGAACATAACCCTGTGGGTGAATTCATTGCTCCTAGGCATGAGGGACTGTTGGCACTGGCTTGGTTCCGGCATGGTGTAGCGCGTGCTAGTTGCCACCTAGTGTTGTGCCACGGCACTTTGCGCTGACCCGCGGCGTGCTTGCTGTTCTAGCCCTGGGCTCCGGAGCGGAACTTCCGAGCTGTGCTGAACTCTAAGGTTCCAGACTTCAGCTAAGTAGGAGCTGCGCTAAGACCAGCAAATGCCTCTTTGAAAGAAGCTGGATTGTGGCTATGCAAAGTGTTAGAGCATGCACCATGTTTCCTGTGTTACAGGACCCAGGGCTGTAAGGTGACTAAGTTTACCCCCCTCAGTGCTCTGGAGCTTTCAGATCCTCGCCTTGGTATGAGCAGAGAACAAACTAGATAGGTGTAGTCTGGGGGAGGACCAGCAGGTTGGACAGGTTCAGCATGAGGAACTCGCTTGGCTGGATGTATTAATGCAAAAGTGCAGGCGTAGATACTGGACCTAAGTTAGGGCATTTTTTATAGCAGTTTCTCTACAGAGAGTTGAATTAACTCACATTTTTCATTGCTAACTGGATATATAATGTGCATAACAGCGAATTTGTAAATTGTGAAAACAATCATTAAAAACGGGCGAAATAGGAACATGGCGTTTGACCATTTCTAATAGTGGCTGCCATCTATTGTATTTTGGGTGATATGTATCTCAATGTCTACTGTTACCGCTTTGGAGTGCGGTGCTTGCAGGCTTCCGAAAGATAAACTGTCTTCAGCTAAATGAGATCAAAAATCTTGgcagcatttttaaagatttgttcTGATGGGTGAACTTGGGGTTTGCCTGCATCATTTGACGTTCTAGGTTGTGACCGCTTAGTTGTCTCTGTGAACCAGTACACAGAGAATCCAGAAAAGGAATTTCCCTCAAAGCTAAGAATAGTCACAACTGCCGTGTGGGAGGACACTTATTTTAAGTTTGCTCATTAGAGGAGGTTTTGCATCCTTGTTTCCTGACTTTGCTCTCCTCACATGCCATTTTGGGGGCCTGGGAGAACATCTTCCAGAGTGCTGGACAGGATGTGGCCCTAGAGCCAGAAAGAAAGTGTATCTAACGGACAAGAAATCGTTTGTCTCTTGTTTTTGCCTTGGTTAGTTGGTGGTATCAGAGGATCGAGGAGGTGTCTAGTTGGCATTTGTGATCTTTGGCTGGATGAGCTGGCTGCATCGGTGCCCCCACATTAAATGGGAATTGGCTGCTAAGCAGGCAACAGCCCCATTGAGGATTTTGTTGCACAGACGCTGCTCTCTGATGGGAAGTTTCACAGCCAGGTTTTCTATCAGATAGCTCCTTGGGAGTGGGATGGAAAGGTGGTAGCTCAGGACCAGGAGTCCTTCTGAAGTTGTTTCTCTGCCATGAAAAGTGAATTTTACCCCCTAAGCCGGAGGGtggcagtgctgcagagaaGCCACTCTTCGCAGGGAGGTTCCTGCTGGGAAGTTTGCTGCAAGCTCCGAGCTGTCTGCAGGGAGCTGCACCTTGTGCTCATGTGCCTTTCCGAGCTGGctgggatgctgctgctggttccttcttcctctgattcttcccttgttttttgtttttgtaagtaATGAGAAGTCCTTATCTCCTGGCGAGCAGGATCAGCTCCGTCCTGCCGCCAAGCTATCTAAAGTTTATCTGAGTGAAGCACTGAAGTGGTATCAGTAACCGAGATAGGCATATCTTCTTCCAAAGCTGACAAAAGAGCCTGTGGTGCCAACTGAAATTAATACACATGGAATCTGCTGTATTAAGTTTGTCTCCTTTCATACAAAATAAGCTGTAAAGCAAAAAACCCACCTAGGCTTActatttgggaaaaataaatacactagACCACACAAAAGGAAGGGCTGGAACGAGACACACTGCTTCTATAAAGGCTATGAGCAGCCTCGCTTGTGCAGCTCCTGGATGTTTCTTTCTAACTTGCCCTGGCAGGAAGGTAAATGTGCATTTCTGACTCTCCTATAGTTTGTAATTGTTGTTAGTGAGTTTATTTGGCTTTCTCTATAGTTAAGatctccccccccttttttttttatcattttctgtgttctagCAGTCATAGTATGAGATTGGGCTCTTCTAAAACTGACATGTACACGCTGTTCAGCCTACAGAGAAGtgccctttcctcctcctgtgcCTGGGAAACTGTCtttctttggaatttttcttttttgatcaTTCTCTTACAGTGGTATTCTGCCcgtctttctgttctttcataCCCTCTCGTGTTATGGCAGTGCTTGAGGTCTCAAGCAAAaactcgttttttttttttaatttctgcatgcCAAGATGCAGCTCGAAGTTTTACTACTGAGCTGTTTTGTCTGTGGCTGATGTCTTTCACTGCATGtgagtgtttttctttgaatattgtACTTCAGCAGTTTTCCTTCTCCCAAACTGCCAGTTGCAGGGctgcttcagctttctttcaCTCATATATAGTTCAttgtttcctcctcttcctttttgtgTGTTCTCCTTGCTAAAATTTAGCTCCTGTGTTTTCTGATAGCGTTTCCTCAAAAAGGTTGGTTTGTACCGTTTCCTGTGAACTTTTCCTCCCCTCTGtaatgctgcttttgctgttggTTGTTTCCTGGTTCAGTATCTCCTGCAGTGTGAGGGGTCTGTCTGCCTCAGGAGTCCTGCTCTTCCAGTAGCTTTGGTCAAATAGTTTTTCAGTGATCCTGGTACAGGTACATCCCTTTCCAGGCACAGCTATACCTTCAGCTGCttgtccttcctcctcctgtttgcCACTGGAGTTGCCACCGGAGCTGCTCACGTAACACCCCTGCATACGCGCGTGCATCCTGCTCCATTTGGGTCAAACAAGGTTAACAGCAGAGATCAGCTAGCTGGTTGCCTTGTTCTGGCACAGAGCACAGCTAGCTCAGCTGGCAGATGAAGCTGTGACAAGAAACAGAGAGCAAGTAATCTCAGTGAGCACACCTGCAGCTAGGAGAGGATGACTGTTAATTTTGgcctaattcttttttttattgtttataaaATAACATGGTGgtttttgttgtcttttgttATAATCAGTCATATTTGACTTGGCCA
This genomic interval carries:
- the NSFL1C gene encoding NSFL1 cofactor p47; this encodes MADREEALREFVAVTGVEEERARFFLESAGWDLQIALASFYEDGGDDDILTLPQPTPSSISRGTAPSDHRVTSFRDLVHAQEDDEEEEEGQRFYAGGSERSGQQIVGPPRKKSPNELVEDLFKGAKEHGAVAVDRTAKSSGETSKPKPFAGGGYRLGATPEEESAYVAGERRQNSAQDVHVVLKLWKSGFSLDSGELRSYQDPSNAQFLDDIRRGEVPAELRRLARGGQVNLDMEDHRDEDYVKPKSVFRAFTGEGQKLGSTVPQVMGTSSPAQQAENEAKASSAISIDESEPITNIQIRLADGGRLVQKFNHNHRIRDIRLFIVDARPAMAATSFILMTTFPNKELTDENQTLKEANLLNAVIVQRLI